One region of Catenuloplanes indicus genomic DNA includes:
- a CDS encoding alpha-ketoglutarate-dependent dioxygenase AlkB, which translates to MSHQPSLLDMASGSGPALGDLRDAVRHPLTRGAWVDHLPGWVSGSDAVLDTLLGDIGWRADRVRMYEREVDVPRLLRWFGEGEPLPHPLLTDARTRLTAHYARELGEPFTTAGMCLYRDGRDSVAWHGDTKGRSAASDTMVAIVSFGSPRTLMLRPRGGGESLRFPLGHGDLIVMGGSCQRTWEHAIPKTARPVGPRVSVQFRPYDVA; encoded by the coding sequence ATGAGCCACCAGCCCTCCCTGCTCGACATGGCGTCCGGGTCCGGCCCGGCGCTCGGCGACCTGCGCGACGCGGTGCGGCACCCGCTGACCCGCGGCGCCTGGGTCGATCACCTGCCGGGCTGGGTCTCCGGGTCCGACGCGGTGCTCGACACGCTGCTCGGCGACATCGGCTGGCGGGCCGATCGAGTGCGGATGTACGAGCGGGAGGTCGACGTACCGCGGCTGCTGCGGTGGTTCGGCGAGGGCGAGCCGCTCCCCCACCCGCTGCTCACCGACGCCCGCACCCGGCTGACCGCGCACTACGCGCGCGAGCTGGGCGAGCCGTTCACCACGGCCGGCATGTGCCTCTACCGCGACGGGCGGGACAGCGTGGCCTGGCACGGCGACACCAAGGGCCGGTCGGCCGCGTCGGACACCATGGTCGCGATCGTGTCGTTCGGCTCACCGCGCACGCTGATGCTGCGCCCGCGCGGCGGCGGCGAGAGCCTGCGCTTCCCGCTCGGCCACGGCGACCTGATCGTGATGGGCGGCTCCTGCCAACGCACCTGGGAGCACGCGATCCCGAAGACCGCCCGCCCGGTCGGCCCGCGGGTCAGCGTCCAGTTCCGTCCGTACGACGTGGCTTGA
- the lipB gene encoding lipoyl(octanoyl) transferase LipB — MSELLRVDLGEVPYDESGATMTGWADECRDGHAPDRLFLLTHPPVITYGRLTPPEELPGPLGGIPTVPVDRGGHATYHGPGQLVGYLIVNLRERQSGPVDIIRLVENTLIEAVGSLGFEAIRRDTPKGAPSLVGVWTPDGRKLVSIGMRIRGGITTHGFALNVDPDLSVFDTFVACGLADVSMTSLRQLADERGMQTPDLATVRDAVAKAFQAT; from the coding sequence ATGAGCGAGCTGCTACGGGTCGATCTCGGCGAGGTGCCGTACGACGAGTCGGGCGCCACCATGACCGGCTGGGCGGACGAGTGCCGGGACGGGCACGCCCCGGACCGGTTGTTCCTGCTCACGCACCCGCCGGTGATCACCTACGGGCGGTTGACGCCGCCGGAGGAGCTGCCCGGCCCGCTCGGCGGGATCCCGACCGTCCCGGTGGACCGGGGCGGGCACGCGACCTACCACGGTCCGGGGCAGCTGGTCGGCTACCTGATCGTGAACCTGCGGGAGCGGCAGAGTGGGCCGGTGGACATCATCCGGCTGGTCGAGAACACGTTGATCGAGGCGGTCGGCTCGCTCGGCTTCGAGGCGATCCGGCGGGACACGCCGAAGGGCGCGCCGAGCCTGGTGGGCGTGTGGACGCCGGACGGCCGCAAGCTCGTGTCGATCGGCATGCGGATCCGCGGCGGCATCACCACGCACGGTTTCGCGCTGAACGTGGACCCGGACCTGTCCGTCTTCGACACGTTCGTCGCCTGCGGTCTCGCGGACGTGTCGATGACCTCGCTCCGGCAGCTCGCCGACGAGCGGGGCATGCAGACGCCGGACCTGGCGACGGTACGGGACGCGGTGGCCAAGGCCTTCCAGGCGACCTGA
- a CDS encoding nuclear transport factor 2 family protein, whose product MSSADAHRVFERYLVAGAMSRDPDAVAALFAEDGVLEWPLHRTRFAGRDEIRHGLRGYYARHTAPTASVDPDRSGCVLHRTTERDTFLVEIDTVFAGSDDATALVWIFRIDGDEQIVRLRDYFAGEA is encoded by the coding sequence GTGAGCAGTGCGGACGCACATCGGGTGTTCGAGCGATATCTGGTCGCCGGGGCGATGTCCCGCGACCCGGACGCGGTGGCGGCGCTCTTCGCCGAGGACGGCGTGCTGGAGTGGCCGCTGCACCGCACGCGGTTCGCGGGGCGGGACGAGATCCGCCACGGGCTGCGCGGCTACTATGCGCGCCATACCGCGCCGACGGCGTCGGTCGATCCGGACCGGTCGGGCTGTGTACTGCACCGGACGACGGAGCGGGACACGTTCCTCGTGGAGATCGACACCGTTTTCGCGGGATCGGACGACGCCACGGCACTGGTGTGGATCTTCCGGATCGACGGCGACGAGCAGATCGTGCGACTGCGGGACTACTTCGCCGGGGAGGCGTGA
- a CDS encoding MFS transporter, with protein MELKADGRRNAVLFVTVSLAAGFGGNAMILTAGIWVMSLTGDARLAALATACVYVPSLAGPMIGALADRLPRQALLVRTAVIVAGGLLTLLAVRGPDRAGPIFAVMLGYGAALVLMDAAEAGLLPAALPGDALGAVNGLRMSAQEGVKLVAPLAGAALFTLSGAAPVILLCAALLGVSAALYGALRLPRPGAHSATLRTRLPRYGAFARGGGSAGAGRGEPGAGVAAVTRPTRFSRFRAFTRGGESAGAGPGETPSGATGPDAVGAGGGWTAWVVGVGHLRREAGLGAIVLVATAAMAAAALGSGVLYAMIDEGLGRDPAFAGVLSSVQGGGAILGGLLSARLLSGGRLSGRAAPAVETALVACGAVLVAVALVLRTVPWSPVVIAGSLILGLGLPWTVVAAVTAVQRGTPEARLGRVSATATSLIFATPAIATPAATVVLPIAGYRPVLLFAASLALGAGVLALIRGTPYRPNG; from the coding sequence GTGGAGCTCAAGGCGGACGGGCGTCGCAACGCCGTGCTGTTCGTGACCGTCTCGCTGGCCGCCGGCTTCGGCGGCAACGCGATGATCCTGACCGCCGGCATCTGGGTGATGAGCCTGACCGGCGACGCCCGCCTGGCCGCGCTGGCCACCGCGTGCGTCTACGTCCCGTCACTGGCCGGTCCGATGATCGGCGCGCTCGCGGACCGGCTGCCACGGCAGGCGCTCCTGGTCCGTACCGCCGTGATCGTGGCCGGTGGGCTCCTAACCCTGCTCGCGGTGCGCGGCCCGGACCGGGCCGGGCCGATCTTCGCGGTGATGCTCGGTTACGGCGCCGCGCTGGTGCTGATGGACGCGGCCGAGGCCGGACTGCTGCCCGCCGCGCTCCCCGGGGACGCGCTCGGCGCGGTCAACGGCCTGCGGATGAGCGCGCAGGAGGGGGTCAAGCTGGTGGCCCCACTGGCCGGCGCCGCCCTCTTCACCCTGTCCGGCGCCGCGCCGGTGATTCTGCTGTGTGCGGCTCTGCTGGGCGTCTCGGCCGCGCTGTACGGCGCCCTGCGCCTTCCACGGCCCGGCGCGCATTCCGCGACTCTCCGCACCCGGCTTCCGCGGTACGGCGCGTTCGCACGGGGCGGCGGGAGTGCCGGTGCGGGGCGGGGCGAGCCCGGGGCCGGCGTGGCTGCCGTGACTCGGCCGACGCGGTTCTCGCGGTTCCGTGCGTTCACGCGGGGTGGCGAGAGTGCCGGTGCCGGGCCGGGCGAGACCCCGTCCGGTGCTACCGGGCCGGACGCGGTCGGGGCCGGCGGCGGGTGGACGGCCTGGGTGGTCGGGGTAGGGCATCTGCGGCGGGAGGCGGGCCTCGGCGCGATCGTGCTGGTCGCGACTGCGGCGATGGCGGCAGCCGCGCTCGGTTCCGGCGTGCTCTACGCGATGATCGACGAAGGGCTCGGCCGCGATCCGGCGTTCGCCGGTGTGCTCAGTTCCGTCCAGGGAGGCGGCGCGATCCTCGGCGGTCTGCTGTCCGCGCGCCTGCTTTCCGGCGGCCGGCTTTCCGGCCGGGCCGCACCGGCCGTGGAGACGGCGCTGGTGGCGTGTGGCGCGGTGCTGGTGGCGGTGGCACTGGTGCTGAGGACCGTGCCCTGGTCGCCGGTCGTGATCGCGGGCAGCCTGATCCTCGGTCTCGGGCTCCCGTGGACGGTGGTGGCCGCGGTGACCGCCGTACAGCGCGGCACGCCCGAGGCTCGCCTCGGCCGCGTCTCCGCCACCGCGACGTCCCTGATCTTCGCCACGCCCGCGATCGCCACCCCGGCCGCCACCGTCGTGCTGCCGATTGCCGGCTACCGCCCGGTTCTCCTCTTCGCCGCGTCTCTAGCGCTCGGCGCCGGTGTCCTCGCGCTCATTCGCGGCACCCCGTACCGCCCGAACGGGTGA
- a CDS encoding ArsR/SmtB family transcription factor, protein MYARDQDDIAPEAAFGAAVAALRLLGDETRLRLLWHLRDDERDVTALTAALGTAARPAVSQHLAKLRLAGLVTTRRDGRRVLYRLNGTHVRHLVVESLAQAEHLLTAAHPGH, encoded by the coding sequence ATGTACGCACGCGACCAGGACGACATCGCCCCCGAGGCCGCCTTCGGCGCCGCCGTCGCCGCACTCCGCCTGCTCGGCGACGAAACCCGGCTGCGCCTGCTCTGGCACCTGCGCGACGACGAGCGCGACGTGACCGCACTGACCGCCGCGCTCGGCACCGCCGCTCGCCCCGCCGTCTCCCAGCACCTGGCCAAGCTGCGCCTCGCCGGCCTGGTCACCACCCGCCGCGACGGCCGTCGCGTCCTCTACCGCCTCAACGGAACCCACGTCCGCCACCTGGTCGTGGAGTCTCTCGCCCAGGCCGAACACCTACTCACCGCGGCCCACCCCGGCCACTGA